In the genome of uncultured Pseudomonas sp., the window GACCACAGTTCGACGTAGAGGAAGGCCATTTGATAGAGTGCTGGGCTGATTTCGCCATGCCGAGCCATGCACGCTTGAAACCACTACAACCGCGCGCCGAACAAAAACTGCAAACCCGCCACGCCCTCATGGACGCGGCGCGCAGTCTGATGGACAGTGGTCGCGGCTTTGGCAGCTTGAGCTTGCGTGAAGTCGCACGCAGCGCCGGCATCGTGCCGACCGGTTTCTACCGGCATTTCGATGACATGGACGCCCTGGGCCTGGCACTCGTCGCCGAAGTGGGCGAAACCTTCCGCGAAACCATTCGCCAAGTCCGTCACCACGAGTTTGAAGTGGGCGGGGTGATCGACGCCTCGGTGCGCATCTTCCTCGACGCCGTGGCGGCTAACCGCTCGCAGTTCCTGTTTCTTGCCCGCGAGCAATACGGCGGCTCACTTTTGGTTCGCCAGGCTATCGGCGCACTGCGCGAGCGCATCAGCGCCGACCTAGTCGCTGATCTCGCCACCATGCCGAGGCTGCAGCATTTCGATGCCCCGGCGCAGAACGTGATTGCCGATCTGGTGGTGAAAACCGTGTTCGCCACCCTGCCCGAGCTGATCGACCCGCCCGCCGCCACCTTGCCGATGCATGCCTCCCCCGAGGTCAAGATGATCGAGCAGCTGCGCTTTATCTTTATCG includes:
- a CDS encoding TetR family transcriptional regulator, with translation MPSHARLKPLQPRAEQKLQTRHALMDAARSLMDSGRGFGSLSLREVARSAGIVPTGFYRHFDDMDALGLALVAEVGETFRETIRQVRHHEFEVGGVIDASVRIFLDAVAANRSQFLFLAREQYGGSLLVRQAIGALRERISADLVADLATMPRLQHFDAPAQNVIADLVVKTVFATLPELIDPPAATLPMHASPEVKMIEQLRFIFIGAKHWQGLGQTTR